From the Pseudodesulfovibrio indicus genome, the window ACCGCATCGTGGATGCCATGCCCGTGGTCAGGGACCGGAAGGACAGCATGACCGTAAACGGCTTCGAGTTCGACGTCTCCACGCCCGAGGAGCTGAGGTAGGCCATGGCCAGGAAGAAGAAGGAAGTCTGCCCGCCGCTGGCCCTCTGGTTGATCACCTTTTCGGATCTCATGACCCTGCTGCTGACCTTTTTCGTACTCCTGCTGACCATGGCCTCCATGGACAACTCCATCCTGACCAAGGTGACCCTGACCACGGCGGACCTCGGCCTGCTCGACAAGCGCGGCTCGGGCCGGGTCAACGCCAAGGAGCGGCTCATCGTGGACCTCATGGAAAAGCCGTGGGAGGTGCTGGAGAAGCAGCAGCGGATCAAGGACCTGCTCTACCCGGACGACGTCCTGCCGGACGAAATCAGCAAGTCCGAGCTGGACCAGAACCTGGACGTCCTGGCCAAGCAGGACGGCGTGGCCCTGGTCTTCACGGACCAGATCCTGTTCGCGCCCGGCGGCTCGGAGCTGTCCGACCGGGGCAAGTTCCTGATGGCCAAGCTGGTGCCGATGATGACCCAGACCGACGCGCCCATCAACGTGGCCGGGTACACGGACCAGAGCGACGCCACGCAGACTCCGCTCGACCTGTCCGGCGACCGCGCCCTGTCCGTGCTCGCCTTCCTGGTGGAGAAGGGCGTACCCAATTCGAGATTTTCGCTCTCCGCCTACGGCAACGCCTTCCCGGCCGTGAACGAGCTGGGCAGGCCCGTGGCCTCGCCCAAGAACCGGCGGGTGGAGATATTGCTCAAGACCGCCAAGCCCATCGGCGGCTACTAGAGTCTAAACTTTGTCTGGAAAACTGACCCGATTGACGGTATAGGACCGAGAACAACCAGCAGAAAAGGTGTCGGCCATGGCTCAAGACGAACTGACCCAGGAAGAAGGGAAGAAAAAGGGCGGACTGCTCAAGTGGATCATCATCGCCGTGGTGCTCATCGCCCTCGGCGTGGGCGGCTGGTTCGGCTACAAGATGTTTTTTGCCGCGCCTCCCGAAGACGCGGCGGCCACCCAGGACGCCGGAGGCGACGCGGGCAAGCCCGCCGAGAGTCTGGAGGGGCAGCTCGTGCCGCTGCCCACGTTCCTGGTTAACCTGGCGGACCCGCTGGGGCGGCGCTACCTGAAGCTCGGCGTGGAGGTCGAAGTCCGCGACGAGGAGGCCCAGGCGGCCCTGGCCAAGTACGAGGCCAAGATCAAGGACACCCTGCTCCTGCTGCTTTCCAGCAAGAGCTACGACGGCCTGTCCACCATGCAGGCCAAGGTCGAGCTGAAGCAGGAGATAGCGGACAGGCTCAATCAGATCATCGGGAACGGCGGTGTGCTCCGGGTCTACATCACGGAAATGGTCATCCAGTAGCACGCTTCTTGCAGCCTACGGTCCGGACCGTCCCGGTTTTTGACGGCCCGTCCGCAGACAACAGAATTTTGCGAGGTAAGCGACATGGCTGACGATCAGGACAAACTTGCGCAGGAATGGGCGGACGCCCTCCTGGAAAGCGGCGACAGCGACGATCCCCTGGGGGGGCTCGAAGACGTGACCGACCCGTCCATGGCGGGCAGCGCCGAGCTGGGGAACGACGACGAGTCCCTGGCCGACGAATGGGCCGCTGCTCTGGCCGAGACCGAGCAGGACGAGGTCAAGCACGAGAAGGAACAGGCGTTCCTCTCCACCCAGACCCACGACTACGAACTGGCCGACATGGGGCCGGACGCCAAGGCCGGAAGCTCTTCGGGCAAACGCGATCTGGACTTCATCCTGGACATTCCCCTGGAGGTCTCGGCAGAGCTGGGCCGCACCAAGCTGCTCATCAACGAGCTGCTCCAGCTGGGCCAGGGTTCCGTGGTCGAGCTGAACAAGCTGGCCGGCGAACCGCTGGAAATCTACGTCAACGGAAAGCTCGTGGCGCGCGGCGAGGCCGTGGTCATCAACGAGAAATTCGGCATCCGCCTGACCGACATCATCAGCCCCATCGAGCGGGTGAAGCAACTTGGATAGCACCGCCACGGTCTCCACCCCGGCGCCCATGCCGCTTCCCGCGGTGGATTCGGGAACCACCTTCCTGACCACCGCAGGCTACCTTTGCCTGCTGCTCGGCGTCATCTTCCTCGCCTACTGGCTGCTCCGGCGGTACGGCGTGCCCGGCGCGCTGACCACCGGCAAGGACGGCCCCAGGCTGCGCAACCGGCTGATGCTCGGCAACCGGCAGTCCGTGGCCGTGGTCCGCTACCGCGACCGCGACCTGCTGCTCGGGGTCACCGAACACGCCATCACCCTGCTCTCCGAGAGCGAAGCCGCCCCGGAAGAGGAGCGGCCCGAACGCAAGAGCTTCGCCGCCGTGTTGAAGAAGGGGTCGGACGATGCGTAGGTGGATTCCCCTGGCCCTGGCCGCGCTCGCGGCCGCGCTGTTCCTGCCGGGCCTTGCCCTGGCCCAGGGGCCGACCATTCCCAAGCTGACCATGGAGCTGGCCGCGGGCCAGGCCGATCCGCAGGAGGTCTCCACACTGCTGGAGATCCTCTTCATGCTGACCGTCCTGTCCATGGCCCCGGCGATCATGCTGACCATGACCTCCTTCACCCGGATCATCATCGTCTTCCACTTCATCCGCCAGGCCATGGGCACGCAGCAGATGCCGCCCAACCAGATCCTGGCGGCCCTGGCCATCTTCATGACTCTGGTCATCATGTACCCGGTGGGCAAGACGATCAACGAGACGGCGCTTCAGCCGTACATGAACGAGTCCATCAATTTCACCGAGGCGCTGGACCGCGCCCAGGTCCCCATCCGCGAGTTCATGTTCAAGCACACCCGCGAGAAGGACCTGTCGATCTTCTATTCCATCACCAAGGAACCGCGCCCGGAGAACAAGGAGGAGGTCTCGACCATCATGCTGGTGGCGGCCTACACCATCTCCGAGCTAAAGACCGGCTTCACCATCGGCTTCCTGATCTACATCCCGTTCCTCATCCTGGACATGGTGGTGGCGTCCATCCTGCTGGCCATGGGCATGATGATGCTGCCGCCGGTCATGATCTCGCTGCCGTTCAAGATTCTCCTCTTCATCCTCATCGACGGCTGGAACCTGCTGGTGGGTTCACTGGTCAACACCTTCCAGTGACCATGCGCACTGTGTTACCCGGGGAGAGCTGCGTCCAATGACACCTGAATTCGTCGTCGGCTTTGCACGACAAGCCATTGAAATGACCCTGATCATCGCCCTGCCCATGCTCGGCATCGGCATGGCCGTTGGCATCTTCATCTCCATCCTCCAGGCCGCCACCCAGATCCAGGAGATGACCCTGACCATGGTGCCCAAGATCATCGCCATCTTCCTGGCGCTGCTCATCGCCTTCCCGTGGATAATGGACAAGATGACGTCCTATACCACGAATCTCTTCCTCAATCTGCCCAATTACATCCGCTAGGCCCGCCCGGGTCTTTGCGCACGCCCCCGCCCGGCCGCCGAATCCGCTTCCGCGGGTATAGCTTGCCGCTTATTTCTTGCCAAAAGTACAGTGGAGACGTAATCTCGTATTAAGCAACATCAATAAATACAAACAACGATATACCAGGTCTGAATATGACGTTTGCAAACCTCCCGAAGCCCGCCGCCCTCCTGGCCCTGGCGGCTTGGCTGATCCTGTCCGCCCCCCTTTCGGCCGGAGCCTACCCGCTCTTCCGCACCCCCTCGATCCAGCTGCCTCCGGGCACCTCCCTGTCCGCCTATGTGGGCGGGTTGGCTCCGGCGGGCGAACGGACCGAAATCAAGATGCTCGATCCGGCGGACGGCGCGCTGGTCCCGTCGGACGCGGCCTCGCCCATCCTGCGCTGGGAAGACCCGGCGGCACCGGCCTGGCTGATCAGCCTGAGCGTGGACGGCCGGCCCGTGTGCCGGGGCATCGTGGACGAATCCTCCTGGGCTCCCGACCCGGCCCTGTGGGCGCGGATCAAGGAAGGCGCGGGCGACAGGCCCATCGAGGTCGCGGTGGAAGGCGTGGCCTACGGACTGCTCGTCTCGTCCGCCCGGACCTCCTTCGCCGTGTCCCCGGACCCCGCCGGGGCGGACATCGCCTTCCTGCGCAAGCGGCTGCCCTTCCGTGTCGCCAAGGACAATCCCTTCGACAGCCAAATGGTGGTCGGCGACCTCGCGGAGCACGGCAAACCGCGCGTGGTCATGCAGGACCTGCCCATCTGCTTCAACTGCCACGCGTACTCCCAGGACGGGTCCACCTACGGCATGGACATGGACTACAAGGGCGACAAGGGCGGCTACGCCCTGATGGACGTGGGCGAGAAGGTCACGGTCCGCGACCGCGACGTGGTCTCCTGGAACGACTATCCCCCGCCCAAGCCCGCCAAGTACAGCATGGGCCTGTTCACCTCCTTCTCCCCGGACGGGCGATACGCGGCCTCCACCGTGGGCGAAACCTCGGCCTTCATCATGCTCGACGACCTCTATTTCTCGCAGATGTTCTACCCGGCAACCGGACAGATCGCCATCCGCGACCGGAAGACCGGCAAGGTCGTCCCCCTGCCCGGAGCCGACGATACGGCCTACATCCAGACCAACCCTTCCTTCACCCCGGACGGCGCGCGCGTGGCCTTTGCCCGCGCCACGGTCAAACCGGAGCTGGTTGCGGACATCGAGGCGGGCAGGCTGATCAGGGAAGACCCCAGGCAGAACATCCTGGATGCGGACGAGAAGTACCCAATGCAGTTCGACCTGTGGTCCGTGCCGTTCAACGGAGGCAAGGGCGGCAGCCCCGAGCCGATCAAGGGAGCCTCGGCCAACGGCAGGAGCAACTTCTTCCCGCGTTATTCCCCGGACGGCAAATGGCTGGTCTTCACCCAGTGCGCCACCGGCCTGGTGCTCCAGCCCGACTCGCGGCTGGTCATCGTCCCCGCCGAGGGCGGCGAACCGCGTCCGCTGAGGGCCAACACGGGACTGATGAACTCGTGGCACTCCTGGTCGCCCAACTCCAAATGGCTGTGCTTCGCCTCCAAGGGCAACTCGCCCTTCACCGAGATTTACCTGACCCACATCGACGACAACGGGGAATCCAGCCCCCCGCTCCGGCTCTTTCGGCTGAGCCACCCGGAGCTGGCGGCCATGGTCCCCGAATTCGTGCCGCCCGCAGCGGGCATCAAGCAGAAGTACATGGACCTTGCCGACCCGGATGGGGCGGTCGGCCAGTCCATTGCGACAGACGGCAGATAGAGGGAACCGCTTTATTCATTTCAAGGAGATCGACATGGTATGCAAACGTAGAGGAATGCGGACAATGCTGGCGGGCCTGCTCGCGCTGGGCCTGTTACTGACCCCCGCCCTGGCTGCGGCCTACGGCGGCGGTGGCGGCGGAGGAGGAGCCTTTGAAAGCGATACCTCCAAACCGCAGATGGACCCCTGGACCAGGGCCGAGGTGGCCGAGATATTCAAGGACCTCTCCCCGGCGGAGCACAACACCATGGTCGAGGCCTTTTCCGGGTCCACCATCTCCAAACGGGACCTGCTGACCGTGCGCCAGGTATTTCTCGAACAGTATTCCAATGAGGCGCAAAGCGAGGCCGAGATGCTGGACGCCTGCGTCAAGACGCTGGAGATTCTGGACAAGATGGGTGAGATCTCCCAGGAAGGGCTGTCCTTCGTGCCCGGCGTGGGCTGGGTCACTTCGGTCACCCTGGGCGCGGCGCGCGGCGGGGCCAACGCCTACCGCGACGGCCTGAGCGGGGCCGACATCGCCAAGGGCATCGTCATCGGCGGCGGGGCCTCGGCCCTGGCAGGCCAGATGTCCGCCATCGACGCGAATAAGGCGTTCAACACCGCCAAGGCGGGCATCAACCTGGCGCGCAACGCCGTGAGCCAGCAGGTCAAGACCCGCGCCGTGGGCGTCGTCACCCGCGCCATGGGGCGGTACGGCATCGGCAAGGCCATGGATTACGGCACGGAAAAGGGACTGAGCAAGGCCATGGAGAAATTGGCGGACTACGTCAGCGCGCCGAACATGGCCCAGCAGCCGAGCTTCACCCCGGACCCGGCCTACGACCCCATGTCGTCGGCCCCGGCGTCGCCCATCGCTGGCGGCACCCCGCAGCTCTAGCCCCCGGCCCCGAACCGATACCAGCAACAGAAGGCGATACTACCCATGCGCAAATACAACCTTTCCCTGCTTCCGCTCCTGTGCGGGCTGATCCTGGCGGGCTGCGTCGCGTCCACCACGACCCTGACCCCGCCGCCGCCCAAGGTGGTCCCGACGCCCCAGGTGGTGCCCCCGGCGCCCGCACAGAAACTCGACGACATCAAGCTGGTCTCCGCCGCCCTCATCGAACGGCTGCGCGGCGGCCGCATCAGCGTGGACAACGTCACCCTCGACCCCAACGGCCAGCACGCCGTGGGCGAGCTCGAATTCAACTACGACGGGTTCGACGTCAAGAACGTGGGCGTGACCGGCTACATCACCGCCGAGCTCGCGCCGGGCAAGATCCAGGCCATGCTCGAAGGCGTGATCCTGTTCAAGGACATCATCAACCGCCGCACCGGCGTCTACTTCTGCACTCAGTACATCGTCACCCAGGGACACATCAACATCACCAAGTCCGTGGTGGCGGGCATTCCGCCGGACTTCCCCAGGGTCGAGACCTTCTTCATCCCCGAGGACAAGTTCAAGGCCGCGGCCTCCTCCCTGCTCAACTACACGGACTACTACCTGTTCGCCATCGAGAACGCCGAGCCCATGAGCTACGGCGAGGGCGAGAGCAAGACCGGCCTGACCGGCAACTACTACATCATGACCTTCTGCAAGGACCGCATCTACGAGGAGGCGTCCCTGAACATGAAGGTCACGGAAAAGCCGTTCGGCGCGGGCAAGACCCTGGCGGACGCCATCTCCATCAACGACTCCGGCTGGCGCATCCTGATCGCGGGCGGCAAGTTCGCCCCCGGCTCCTCGCGCTACAAGTTCTACGTGGGCGTCAACTACAAGCAGGACGCGGGCGGCTATCTGCCCGAGGTCGTGGTCGGCGAGTTCCACAACACCAAGCGCGAGTACAACCCGCAGGCCGCAGCCGCCCAGGCCGCGCCCGCAGCGACGCAGACCGCACCCGCCACCCAGGCCCCGGCCCCGGCCCAGTCCGGCGAAGGCCCCCTGGCGCTCGGCCAGCAGTACCTGAACCCGGTCTTCCCCGCGGACGTGGAGATCATCCAGATCCGCCTCAAGGACCTCGGCCTGTACACCGGCAAGATCGACCGCGACTTCGGTCCACTGACCCGCAAGGCGCTCGACGCCTTCAACCAGCAGCACGGGCTGCCCAAGGGCCAGTGGAGCATGGGCGTCCAGAAGGCGCTGTTCCAGGGCACCGGGCAATAATCCGGCTCCCGAAGGAGAAAGAACGTGAACAGACACCAAGCATCCCGGAAGACGCATAGCGGCGCGCTGCTGCTCCTCACCTTCTGCGCCTGCCTGCTGCTGCCCGCCTCGGCCCTGGCCTACGGCGGTGGCGGCGGTGGCGGGGGAGGCGGCGGTGGCGGCGGCTCCATCGGCAACTCCACCGGCGGTGGCGGCGGTCCCGATTATCAGAATGTCCCCGGCGGGTTCGACAACTATCCCGGCGAGGTCGGTCCCGAGGGCGTGCCCCTGGAACCGCCCAACGGGCACTGGGGCGGTTACTACTCCCCGGACGGCAAACCCACGAACCAGCCCACCCCCAACGACTCGCCCTGGAACTCCCCCGGCGCGCAGTTCGTGGCCGACATGGTCAAGGACCAGCTCAAGGACAAGGTGCTCGACATGGTCCTGGCCTCCAATCCCCAGCTGCTGGCCACGATCAAGATCGTGGAGGGGGCGCACGGCGTGTATACCTTCACCAAGGAGACCAAGGCCAAGCTGGACAAGGCCAAGAAGGACTACCAGAAGGCCCTGATGGGCAACATGGGGTCCAACCTCCAGATGCCCGGCCCGGAAATCCCGGAGCTGAACTCCTACCAACCCGGCGGCGGCCCCGCCCCGTTGCACGACAACAACTTCCTGCAATAAGGATCACGACATGCGCACACCCATTCTCACGCTCCTTCTGTCGCTGACCCTGCTCCTGGCCTCGGCCGCGCCCGCTGCGGCCGCCGAAAACCAGTGGCCCCAGGACGCGCGCGACGTGGCCTTCGCCATAGCCAGCCGCGCCACGGGCCAGCCCGGCCTGGCCAATATCGGTTTCGCCCCCGGAGCCGAGAACGGCATCGAGGGCGTGGCCAACAACTTCTACTCCGCCTTCCAGGCGGGCAGAATCGCCCTGGTGACCTACACCAACTTCGGCACCGGCTCCGTGTACGACGCGGAAGTGGCCGGGGTCATCAACCTGGCCGACCCCAACGGCCGCATCGTGGCCCTCCAGTTCGGGGCCAAGTACTCGGTCAACGGGACCCGCATCACCATCAACCAGGTGGCCACGGCCACGGCCTCCCCGCCCACGGTGTTCGTGGAGGTCTACATGGTCCCCATGGACACCTTCATGAACGTCCCCTACGACGTGGTCAACGACTGGGGGGCCCTCTACAAGGTGGCCAGGGAGAACGCCTACCTTCCGCCCAAGGAGGAGGCCCCCAAGGGCGCGTACATGGTCCTGACCTTCGTCAAGAACCGCATCGCGCCCGACTCCCAGTTCGAGGCCATCGTCAACACCCGCAAGACCGCCCGCACCGAGCGGGACAACACGGCCAAGGAGAAGGAGCGGATCATGGACTACCAGGGCTGGCGCGTGCACATGTTCGCCGCCCGGTTCTCACCCACCAGCATCCGCGACCACTTCTACATCAACTACTACTACACCCCGGGCATGGGCGTGCCCGCCTCGGAACGCGAACGGGTCCAGGTGGCCCGCTGGGACTCCAAGCCCTCGGGCGACCGCCAGGCCGCCGCTCCCAAGCCCGCCCCCATGGTGGTCGAGGAAGCGCCCGCGCCGACCTTCAACGCACCGCCTCCGCCGGCCCCGGCCTATGCGCCGCAGCCCGCTCCCAAGCCCGCACCGGCCCCGGCCTACGCGCCGCAACCGGCCCCGCAGCCCGCTCCCCAGGCCGCCCCGGAGCCGCACCCGGTGTACAACTACGCGGAACCGACCGCGCAGCCACCGGCTTCACCTCCTGCTCCGGCAGCCGCCGGTCCCGGTCCCCTGGAACGCGGCCTGGCGTTCCTCAACCCGGTGTTCCCCGACGACGTGGAGCTGATCCAGAACCGGCTCAAGGAGTTGGGCATTTACAAGGGTACCATCGACAAGACCTTCGGCCCCATGACCAAGCGGTCCCTGGACCACTTCGCCGTGCAGCACGGATTCCCCAAGGGCCAGTGGTCCCTGGGCCTCCAGAAGGCGCTGTTCCAGGGCACCGGCCTCTAGCCCGGAACCCGAACGAAAACCAAGGGCGGCCCTCGAGGGGCCGCCCTTTTCTTGTCCTCCGGCGGGAGGGATGCCGTCGGACCGGCGGGGCCTATTCGCCCATCTGAAGGAGCTTTCGCAGGTTGCGCGAGTGGGTGAAGTCCTCCCGGTTCAGGAGGTGCTGCAGAAACGCCTGGGCCGCCGTGCCCAGCCTGCGCCCCGCGCTGACAAAGGCGTTGAAGTCCATGGTGAAGTCGAACCCCGGCACGTTGAGGATGGCCAGCCTGCCGTCCTCCACCTCCCGCTTCACCGCCGAATAGGGCAGGGCCGTAAGATACCCCTCCACCTGGGCGAACCGCTTGGCCGTGGCCACTCGCTGGACCACCACGCCCGGCTCTTGCAGCGGCGTGTTCTTGAACAGCTCGCGCACGTAGAGGCGCGTCTGGGTCCCCTTCTCGCGCCACACGAAATCGTACTCCAGCATGTCCTCCGGGGTGACCACCTTCTTGCGGCTGATGGCGCTGTCCGTCCGGGCCACGATCTCCAACCGCTCGCGGTGGACCAGGGTGCGGATGAGCTGCCGCGTCTCCACGCCCGCCGCGCCGCCGAAGCCGATGTCCGCCTCGCCGCTGCCGACCAGTTGCTTGACCGCGTGGGTGTTGCCCGACAGCTGCTCGATGGTCACGCCCGGAAACTGCTTGCGGAAGGCCGCGATGGCCGGGGGCAGGATATAGGTGGCGATGCTCGCCGAGGCCGCGATGGAGATCCGCCCCCGCTTGAGCTCCACGATCTCGTCGAACAGGGACTCCACCTCGGCGTGCAGGGCGAACAGCTCCCGCGCCTTGGCCCGCAGGATCTCCCCGTTGGCGGTCAGCACGATGCGCCTTCCCCTGCGTTCGAACAGCTCCACCCCATAGAGATGCTCCAACCCCTGCACGTGGCGGCTGACCGCGGGCTGGGTGATGAACAGTTCGCTGGCGGCCTTGGTGAAGCTGCCGGTCTCGCACACGGCCATAAACACTTTCAGTGACGTTTCATTCATAACTTCAAGTCATAATAATTATGTTTAGATATTATTTGTTTTTATCATAAAGCCCGTCGTATTGAAAGTCCATTGTTGAACAACCAACCGCATCCCGAAACCTTTACTGGAGAAAACAATGGCTAAAGAGATCGAACGCAAGTTCCTGCTGGTCGGCGACGACTGGCGCGAACTGGCAAAGGGCACCCACTACCGCCAGGGCTACCTGAACAGCGCCAAGGAGCGCACCGTCCGCGTGCGGACCATCGACGACAAGGGGTTCCTGACCATCAAGGGCATCACCACGGGCGCGACCCGCGTGGAATACGAATACGAGATCCCCCACGCCGAGTGCACCGAGATGCTCGACGACCTGGCCGAGAAGCCGATCATCGAGAAGGCCCGCTACAAGATCGAATTCGGCGGGTTCATCTGGGAAGTGGACGAGTTCTTCGGCGTGAACAAGGGCCTCGTGGTCGCCGAGATCGAGCTTCCGAGCGAGGACCAGTCCTTCGAGAAGC encodes:
- a CDS encoding flagellar basal body-associated FliL family protein; amino-acid sequence: MAQDELTQEEGKKKGGLLKWIIIAVVLIALGVGGWFGYKMFFAAPPEDAAATQDAGGDAGKPAESLEGQLVPLPTFLVNLADPLGRRYLKLGVEVEVRDEEAQAALAKYEAKIKDTLLLLLSSKSYDGLSTMQAKVELKQEIADRLNQIIGNGGVLRVYITEMVIQ
- the fliN gene encoding flagellar motor switch protein FliN; translation: MADDQDKLAQEWADALLESGDSDDPLGGLEDVTDPSMAGSAELGNDDESLADEWAAALAETEQDEVKHEKEQAFLSTQTHDYELADMGPDAKAGSSSGKRDLDFILDIPLEVSAELGRTKLLINELLQLGQGSVVELNKLAGEPLEIYVNGKLVARGEAVVINEKFGIRLTDIISPIERVKQLG
- a CDS encoding peptidoglycan-binding domain-containing protein, which codes for MRKYNLSLLPLLCGLILAGCVASTTTLTPPPPKVVPTPQVVPPAPAQKLDDIKLVSAALIERLRGGRISVDNVTLDPNGQHAVGELEFNYDGFDVKNVGVTGYITAELAPGKIQAMLEGVILFKDIINRRTGVYFCTQYIVTQGHINITKSVVAGIPPDFPRVETFFIPEDKFKAAASSLLNYTDYYLFAIENAEPMSYGEGESKTGLTGNYYIMTFCKDRIYEEASLNMKVTEKPFGAGKTLADAISINDSGWRILIAGGKFAPGSSRYKFYVGVNYKQDAGGYLPEVVVGEFHNTKREYNPQAAAAQAAPAATQTAPATQAPAPAQSGEGPLALGQQYLNPVFPADVEIIQIRLKDLGLYTGKIDRDFGPLTRKALDAFNQQHGLPKGQWSMGVQKALFQGTGQ
- a CDS encoding TolB family protein, which codes for MTFANLPKPAALLALAAWLILSAPLSAGAYPLFRTPSIQLPPGTSLSAYVGGLAPAGERTEIKMLDPADGALVPSDAASPILRWEDPAAPAWLISLSVDGRPVCRGIVDESSWAPDPALWARIKEGAGDRPIEVAVEGVAYGLLVSSARTSFAVSPDPAGADIAFLRKRLPFRVAKDNPFDSQMVVGDLAEHGKPRVVMQDLPICFNCHAYSQDGSTYGMDMDYKGDKGGYALMDVGEKVTVRDRDVVSWNDYPPPKPAKYSMGLFTSFSPDGRYAASTVGETSAFIMLDDLYFSQMFYPATGQIAIRDRKTGKVVPLPGADDTAYIQTNPSFTPDGARVAFARATVKPELVADIEAGRLIREDPRQNILDADEKYPMQFDLWSVPFNGGKGGSPEPIKGASANGRSNFFPRYSPDGKWLVFTQCATGLVLQPDSRLVIVPAEGGEPRPLRANTGLMNSWHSWSPNSKWLCFASKGNSPFTEIYLTHIDDNGESSPPLRLFRLSHPELAAMVPEFVPPAAGIKQKYMDLADPDGAVGQSIATDGR
- a CDS encoding CYTH domain-containing protein, yielding MAKEIERKFLLVGDDWRELAKGTHYRQGYLNSAKERTVRVRTIDDKGFLTIKGITTGATRVEYEYEIPHAECTEMLDDLAEKPIIEKARYKIEFGGFIWEVDEFFGVNKGLVVAEIELPSEDQSFEKPSWVGEEVTGDPRYFNSNLVANPYTTW
- the fliP gene encoding flagellar type III secretion system pore protein FliP (The bacterial flagellar biogenesis protein FliP forms a type III secretion system (T3SS)-type pore required for flagellar assembly.) — translated: MRRWIPLALAALAAALFLPGLALAQGPTIPKLTMELAAGQADPQEVSTLLEILFMLTVLSMAPAIMLTMTSFTRIIIVFHFIRQAMGTQQMPPNQILAALAIFMTLVIMYPVGKTINETALQPYMNESINFTEALDRAQVPIREFMFKHTREKDLSIFYSITKEPRPENKEEVSTIMLVAAYTISELKTGFTIGFLIYIPFLILDMVVASILLAMGMMMLPPVMISLPFKILLFILIDGWNLLVGSLVNTFQ
- the fliQ gene encoding flagellar biosynthesis protein FliQ is translated as MTPEFVVGFARQAIEMTLIIALPMLGIGMAVGIFISILQAATQIQEMTLTMVPKIIAIFLALLIAFPWIMDKMTSYTTNLFLNLPNYIR
- a CDS encoding LysR family transcriptional regulator; this translates as MFMAVCETGSFTKAASELFITQPAVSRHVQGLEHLYGVELFERRGRRIVLTANGEILRAKARELFALHAEVESLFDEIVELKRGRISIAASASIATYILPPAIAAFRKQFPGVTIEQLSGNTHAVKQLVGSGEADIGFGGAAGVETRQLIRTLVHRERLEIVARTDSAISRKKVVTPEDMLEYDFVWREKGTQTRLYVRELFKNTPLQEPGVVVQRVATAKRFAQVEGYLTALPYSAVKREVEDGRLAILNVPGFDFTMDFNAFVSAGRRLGTAAQAFLQHLLNREDFTHSRNLRKLLQMGE
- a CDS encoding OmpA/MotB family protein; its protein translation is MARKKKEVCPPLALWLITFSDLMTLLLTFFVLLLTMASMDNSILTKVTLTTADLGLLDKRGSGRVNAKERLIVDLMEKPWEVLEKQQRIKDLLYPDDVLPDEISKSELDQNLDVLAKQDGVALVFTDQILFAPGGSELSDRGKFLMAKLVPMMTQTDAPINVAGYTDQSDATQTPLDLSGDRALSVLAFLVEKGVPNSRFSLSAYGNAFPAVNELGRPVASPKNRRVEILLKTAKPIGGY
- the fliO gene encoding flagellar biosynthetic protein FliO, translated to MDSTATVSTPAPMPLPAVDSGTTFLTTAGYLCLLLGVIFLAYWLLRRYGVPGALTTGKDGPRLRNRLMLGNRQSVAVVRYRDRDLLLGVTEHAITLLSESEAAPEEERPERKSFAAVLKKGSDDA
- a CDS encoding peptidoglycan-binding domain-containing protein, with amino-acid sequence MRTPILTLLLSLTLLLASAAPAAAAENQWPQDARDVAFAIASRATGQPGLANIGFAPGAENGIEGVANNFYSAFQAGRIALVTYTNFGTGSVYDAEVAGVINLADPNGRIVALQFGAKYSVNGTRITINQVATATASPPTVFVEVYMVPMDTFMNVPYDVVNDWGALYKVARENAYLPPKEEAPKGAYMVLTFVKNRIAPDSQFEAIVNTRKTARTERDNTAKEKERIMDYQGWRVHMFAARFSPTSIRDHFYINYYYTPGMGVPASERERVQVARWDSKPSGDRQAAAPKPAPMVVEEAPAPTFNAPPPPAPAYAPQPAPKPAPAPAYAPQPAPQPAPQAAPEPHPVYNYAEPTAQPPASPPAPAAAGPGPLERGLAFLNPVFPDDVELIQNRLKELGIYKGTIDKTFGPMTKRSLDHFAVQHGFPKGQWSLGLQKALFQGTGL